In the Sphaerodactylus townsendi isolate TG3544 linkage group LG10, MPM_Stown_v2.3, whole genome shotgun sequence genome, one interval contains:
- the ZAR1 gene encoding zygote arrest protein 1, producing the protein MAMSVEEAMESYVYPSYNPYAYRYPPPKGKGPGPWRQRGGYFSGYGDSAAVAAAAAAEYFDHYQRAHLKAILSQVNPNLTPRLRKANTKEMGVQVNPRQDASVQCSLGPRPLLLLRRRGPGAPSGQEQGSPVSHVAARSVRFPRTLAVYSPVASRHLTTFLEEPEPSEAPPTSEPEDRAGAAGEKAPEGPTQAGKEEPPVSEGAQEKPPEAEAAGKASPAKEQPQQPPLEESGQSKTRVRFQFLEQKYGYYHCKECNIRWESAYVWCVQGTNKVYFRQFCRTCQKSYNPYRVEDITCQSCKQKRCTCPVKLRHVDPKKPHRQDLCGRCKGKRLSCDSTFSFKYII; encoded by the exons ATGGCGATGTCGGTGGAGGAGGCGATGGAGAGCTACGTGTATCCCTCCTACAACCCCTACGCCTACCGTTACCCCCCGCCCAAGGGGAAAGGGCCGGGTCCCTGGAGGCAGCGGGGCGGTTACTTCTCCGGCTACGGCGACAGCGCGGCcgtggcggcggcagcggcggccgAGTACTTCGACCACTACCAGCGGGCGCACCTCAAGGCCATCCTGTCGCAGGTGAACCCCAACCTGACGCCGCGGCTGCGCAAGGCCAACACCAAGGAGATGGGCGTCCAGGTCAACCCGCGCCAGGACGCCTCGGTGCAGTGCTCGCTCGGGCCgcgcccgctgctgctgctgcgccgtCGGGGCCCCGGGGCGCCGTCGGGCCAGGAGCAGGGCAGCCCCGTCAGCCACGTGGCGGCGCGCAGCGTGCGCTTCCCGCGGACCCTCGCCGTCTACTCGCCCGTCGCCTCCCGGCACCTCACCACCTTCCTCGAGGAGCCCGAGCCGTCGGAGGCGCCGCCCACCAGCGAGCCCGAGGACCGGGCGGGCGCCGCCGGGGAGAAGGCGCCCGAGGGACCCACCCAGGCGGGAAAGGAGGAGCCGCCGGTCTCCGAGGGGGCGCAGGAGAAGCCCCCGGAGGCCGAGGCCGCGGGGAAAGCATCGCCGGCGAaggagcagccgcagcagcctCCTCTGGAGGAGTCCGGGCAGAGCAAGACCCGCGTCCGCTTCCAG TTCCTGGAGCAAAAATATGGCTACTACCACTGCAAGGAATGCAACATCCGCTGGGAGAGCGCCTACGTGTGGTGTGTACAGGGCACTAACAAG GTTTATTTTCGGCAGTTCTGCCGGACTTGCCAGAAATCATACAATCCCTACCGTGTGGAGGATATCACCTGCCAA AGTTGCAAGCAGAAACGGTGCACCTGCCCTGTGAAACTACGCCACGTTGATCCCAAGAAACCTCACCGCCAGGATCTCTGTGGAAGATGCAAAGGCAAACGTCTCTCGTGTGATAGTACATTTAGTTTCAAATACATTATTTGA